Proteins encoded together in one Rhipicephalus sanguineus isolate Rsan-2018 chromosome 9, BIME_Rsan_1.4, whole genome shotgun sequence window:
- the LOC119404858 gene encoding LOW QUALITY PROTEIN: glucose-6-phosphate exchanger SLC37A2-like (The sequence of the model RefSeq protein was modified relative to this genomic sequence to represent the inferred CDS: inserted 2 bases in 1 codon), with the protein MTSSDPMASTGAPLGLRLLQLTFRKCCDSITAERRLAYYRGFVLVATFLAYTCYHMTRRPLSIVKSVLHQDCRYATPDASIVVTENNSQTWCNWAPFDGDDAPRLFSYLDSIYLFTYAACMFVSGFVAERMHLRYFLGLGMLLSALTTHIFGMGYSLGIHSFAFYFVVQLLGGAFQSTGWPSVVTCVGNWFGKKKRGLIFGVWNAHTSVGNILGAYIAGAFVNRDWGLSFVVPAAICGLVGVFVVLFLTPYPEEVGCDTPRRSSASLQTSLSSAVVRPEDVPSDDGEDENYASGTLNEDEQRYLLERRLKKESEKKAVTFVQALAIPGVLDFSLALFFAKLVSYTFLFWLPFYIHASTTSVSSSSAFISTAFDFGGIVGGILAGYLSDRSGASAITCVVFLMAAVPMMFVFEHYGSVSLTMTXGPPELAGLLINGPYALITTAVSAELGTHPTVTGSAKALATVTAIIDGTGSIGAAVGPLIAGLVLQYGWNTVFYMVMVSDVLAVLCLLRVTKYEFLRLRSRKTTRMSLN; encoded by the exons ATGACATCCAGCGATCCGATGGCGTCGACGGGGGCCCCGCTGGGACTTCGGCTACTTCAGCTGACATTCCGTAAGTGCTGTGATTCCATTACGGCCGAAAGGaggctcgcttactaccgcggcttCGTGCTCGTGGCCACTTTCTTGGCCTACACTTGCTACCACATGACGCGGCGGCCCCTGAGCATCGTCAAGTCCGTGCTGCACCAGGACTGTCGGTACGCCACGCCCGACGCCTCGATCGTCGTTACCGAGAACAACAGCCAGACGTGGTGCAACTGGGCCCCTTTCGACGGTGACGACGCTCCGCGCCTCTTCTCCTACCTCGACTCCATCTACCTCTTCACGTACGCCGCGTGCATGTTCGTGAGCGGCTTTGTCGCGGAGAGAATGCACCTGCGCTACTTCCTCGGGCTGGGCATGCTCCTGAGCGCGCTCACCACGCACATATTCGGCATGGGCTACAGCCTGGGCATCCACTCGTTCGCCTTCTACTTTGTCGTGCAACTGCTGGGCGGCGCCTTCCAGAGCACCGGCTGGCCCAGCGTGGTGACGTGCGTCGGCAACTGGTTCGGAAAGAAGAAGCGCGGTCTCATCTTCGGCGTCTGGAACGCGCACACGTCGGTCGGGAACATACTGGGCGCCTACATCGCCGGTGCGTTCGTCAACCGCGACTGGGGCCTCTCGTTCGTCGTGCCGGCTGCCATATGCGGTCTCGTCGGCGTCTTCGTGGTGCTCTTCCTCACGCCTTACCCTGAAGAGGTCGGATGCGACACGCCGCGGCGCAGTTCGGCGTCGTTGCAGACGTCCCTCTCGTCCGCGGTCGTTCGGCCGGAAGACGTGCCCAGCGATGACGGAGAAGACGAAAACTACGCGAGCGGCACCCTGAACGAGGACGAACAGCGGTATCTGCTGGAGAGGAGACTCAAAAAGGAAAGCGAGAAGAAAGCCGTGACGTTTGTCCAGGCACTGGCCATCCCCGGAGTACTCGACTTTTCGCTGGCACTGTTCTTCGCCAAGCTGGTCAGCTACACGTTCCTCTTCTGGCTACCCTTCTACATCCACGCCTCCACGACGTCAGTTTCCTCGAGCTCGGCGTTCATATCGACCGCGTTCGACTTCGGAGGCATCGTGGGGGGCATTCTGGCCGGCTACCTGTCCGATCGAAGTGGTGCCAGCGCCATCACCTGCGTCGTCTTCCTAATGGCCGCCGTCCCCATGATGTTTGTTTTCGAGCACTACGGAAGCGTCAGCCTCACCATGAC TGGTCCTCCAGAGTTAGCGGGCCTTTTAATTAACGGCCCGTACGCGCTCATCACAACCGCCGTCTCGGCGGAGCTCGGCACCCACCCGACGGTGACTGGCAGTGCCAAGGCGCTGGCAACGGTCACGGCCATCATCGACGGCACGGGTTCCATAGGAGCTGCAGTGGGCCCTCTCATAGCGGGACTCGTTCTGCAGTACGGCTGGAACACCGTGTTCTACATGGTCATGGTGTCCGATGTTCTTGCTGTGTTGTGTCTGCTCAGGGTCACCAAGTACGAGTTCCTTCGACTCAGATCTCGGAAGACAACTCGAATGTCTCTAAACTAg